The Dehalococcoidia bacterium nucleotide sequence CAGCCGTTGCCTCCAGTGCAAAAAACCCCGTTGTGCAGAGGGCTGTCCGGTCAACATCAATATCCCCAGCTTTATCGGCCTCATCAAGGAAGGCAGATTTCTGGAAGCGGCCTGGAAGGTCAAAGAGCAGAATGCCCTTCCGGCAGTATGCGGTCGAGTTTGCCCCCAGGAAGAGCAGTGCGAGAAAGGGTGCGTTCTGGGTATCAAAGGCGAATCGGTGGCCATTGGAAGGCTGGAACGTTTTATCGCCGATTATGAACGACGCAGCGGCAACATCAAACTTCCTCCCATGGCTCCCAAGACCGGCAAGAAAGTGGCAGTGATAGGCTCAGGTCCCGCCGGACTTACGGTTGCCGGCGATCTGATCAAGCTGGGACACGCCGTGACGGTATTCGAGGCTCTGCAGGAACTGGGTGGAGTGCTGGTTTACGGGATACCGGAGTTTCGTTTGCCCAAGGAAATCGTGCGGGCAGAAACGGACTACCTCAAGCAGCTCGGCGTTGAATTCGTTAAGGATTTCGTGGTGGGCCGCAACCGAACCATACCCGAACTGATGGGGGAAGACGGTTACGCTGCCGTGTTCATCGGCACAGGGGCTGGCCTGCCGTCATTCCTGGGAATTCCCGGAGAAAACCTGGTCGGCGTCTATTCGGCCAACGAGTACCTCACCCGTTCCAATTTGATGAAGGCATATCTGTTCCCTCAGTATGATACCCCACCCATCCGGCGTCAGCGGATTGCTGTGGTTGGCGGCGGAAATGTGGCCATGGATTCGGCGAGGACAGCGTTGCGCCTGGGGTCGGAATCAATTATCGTCTACCGCCGCGCTCGGGAGCAGATGCCGGCTCGGGGTGAGGAAATTCACCATGCCGAACAAGAAGGCGTGCAGCTAATGTTGCTCAACAATCCCACCCGCATCGTCGGGGACAAGAACCATCGAGTGGTGGGCATGGAATGTGTCAAAATGGAACTGGGAGAGCCGGATGATTCCGGACGTCGCCGTCCCATCCCGATGAAGGGTTCCGAGTTTATTATCGACCTCGATGCTGTGGTCATCGCCGTTGGCAATGAGCCCAACCCCCTCATCCCTCAGAGCATGCCTGAACTCAAGATCAGTAAGCGGGGAACGATTGTGGTAGATGAGGGAACGATGCAGACCTCTGTCCCTGGCGTCTATGCAGGAGGCGATATCGTCTCCGGGGCAGCAACAGTCATCAGTGCAATGGGCGCAGGCAAGCGCGCCTCATCCGCGATGGATGCCTATCTGAAAGGCCGATAAAAGAAATCTCTCGATGCCGGCCAGCGGCTCTTGATAAATATAGCCCCGCTTTAACTTCTGGACTCTAATGATTTGACCTCAGTCAGCAACGCTTCCATGGCGTCGTCTTCGCCGGAAATAATGAGAACATCGTTAGCTTTGATCACTTCTGACGAATCCGGAGCAATGATCACCTCTTTTCCCCTCTTGATGAGGAGAACCGCTATCCCCCGCCGACCTTTACGGCCCAACCCCAGATCTCCCAAAGACTTGTTGGCGAAATGCAGGGCCTCACCCAGCCTGGCGATCCCGTATCCGGGAGAAACGGGCATGTAGTCCACAACATCGGGAAGGATGATCTCGTGAGCCACTCTAGCCGCCTTCTCTCGCTCGATATAGATGACCCTGTCTGCGCCAATTTTCTCCAGGATAGAGCCATGAAGTTCGTTTTCAGCTCGGGCGATCACGTGGCGGATCCCGAGCTTCTTGAGCAAGAGGGTGGATAAGATATTGCTCTGGATATCCGATCCAATGGCCACAATCCCTATCTTGAAATTGCCTACTCCCAGTTTCCTGAGTATAACTTCATCGGTGGTATCTGCCTGAATCGCATGGGTGATGTGAGAGGACACAGCCTGGACGTGCCTTTCCTCTTTGTCCAGGGCTAATACTTCATGTCCCATGTTAAAAAGAACTTCAGCCAGGTAGGAACCGAATCGTCCCAGACCAATCACGACCACTTGCCTTTTCATATGACCTCCTATCCGATCCTTACCGTATCATGAGGATAACGATGGGTGCTGGGTTTCTCCCTTTGCACCAGGGTGAGCGCCAGGGTGATGGGCCCAAGTCTACCGATAAACATGGTGAGGATGATAATGACCTTTCCAGCTCCTGACAGCGCGGGGGTGATGCCGGTAGAGAGCCCCACTGTGCCAAAGGCAGAGACTGTCTCAACAAGAAGCGTCAGAAAGCGAAAGTCCTCAACGATGGTGAGGATCAGCACCACCACGCAAACCAAAGCCAGAGAGAGCATCGCCAGCGCCAGCGCCCGGTATACGTTTTGAACCTGGAATTCCCGACCGAAAGCTCCCGCATTTTCTTTTCCGGTAAGGGAACTCCACATCGTAGCAGTGAGCATCCCAAACGTGTTGACCTTTATACCGCCGGCAGTTGATCCCGAAGCCCCGCCGATAAACATCAGAATAACGGTAAAGA carries:
- a CDS encoding TrkA family potassium uptake protein translates to MKRQVVVIGLGRFGSYLAEVLFNMGHEVLALDKEERHVQAVSSHITHAIQADTTDEVILRKLGVGNFKIGIVAIGSDIQSNILSTLLLKKLGIRHVIARAENELHGSILEKIGADRVIYIEREKAARVAHEIILPDVVDYMPVSPGYGIARLGEALHFANKSLGDLGLGRKGRRGIAVLLIKRGKEVIIAPDSSEVIKANDVLIISGEDDAMEALLTEVKSLESRS
- the gltA gene encoding NADPH-dependent glutamate synthase; translation: MAKNAIPRQPMPEQAPEDRRRNFDEVPFGYTEELAQLEASRCLQCKKPRCAEGCPVNINIPSFIGLIKEGRFLEAAWKVKEQNALPAVCGRVCPQEEQCEKGCVLGIKGESVAIGRLERFIADYERRSGNIKLPPMAPKTGKKVAVIGSGPAGLTVAGDLIKLGHAVTVFEALQELGGVLVYGIPEFRLPKEIVRAETDYLKQLGVEFVKDFVVGRNRTIPELMGEDGYAAVFIGTGAGLPSFLGIPGENLVGVYSANEYLTRSNLMKAYLFPQYDTPPIRRQRIAVVGGGNVAMDSARTALRLGSESIIVYRRAREQMPARGEEIHHAEQEGVQLMLLNNPTRIVGDKNHRVVGMECVKMELGEPDDSGRRRPIPMKGSEFIIDLDAVVIAVGNEPNPLIPQSMPELKISKRGTIVVDEGTMQTSVPGVYAGGDIVSGAATVISAMGAGKRASSAMDAYLKGR